One window of the Granulicella arctica genome contains the following:
- a CDS encoding alpha/beta fold hydrolase has translation MTKKANIMLVHGAWADGSCWSKVILLLQAKGYTVNAAQIPLTSLENDIEVTRRLLSDHSEPTILVGHSYGGAVITGAATTTPQVKALVYITAFGLDEGESLESLANQGPPSPGSTSIQPDAHGFLWIDRETFHKSFAGDATADEAAVMAAVQKPLALAAFGGKEGIPAWKTIPSWYLVCTEDQMIPPPAQEFLAKRMNATIRSVSSSHCPFMSKPEAVADIIALAAETINN, from the coding sequence ATGACTAAGAAAGCAAATATCATGCTAGTACACGGAGCTTGGGCAGACGGTTCGTGCTGGAGCAAGGTCATCCTCTTGCTGCAGGCGAAAGGGTACACCGTGAACGCCGCACAAATCCCGCTCACATCGCTTGAGAACGACATCGAAGTGACCCGACGCCTGCTTTCTGACCATTCCGAACCTACCATCCTGGTGGGGCACTCCTACGGAGGCGCCGTGATCACAGGTGCGGCCACGACCACTCCGCAGGTGAAAGCACTCGTATACATTACTGCGTTCGGCCTTGATGAAGGCGAGAGCCTTGAGTCGCTCGCCAACCAAGGTCCTCCGTCGCCGGGTTCTACTTCCATTCAGCCAGATGCTCATGGGTTCCTCTGGATCGACCGTGAGACCTTTCACAAGTCGTTCGCCGGGGACGCAACTGCCGACGAAGCTGCTGTCATGGCGGCAGTTCAGAAACCGCTGGCGCTCGCTGCTTTCGGAGGGAAGGAAGGGATTCCCGCCTGGAAGACGATTCCTTCCTGGTACCTCGTCTGCACTGAGGATCAGATGATTCCGCCGCCAGCCCAGGAATTCCTGGCCAAACGCATGAACGCTACCATTCGGTCCGTTTCTTCGAGCCATTGTCCCTTCATGTCCAAGCCAGAAGCCGTGGCGGACATCATCGCTCTGGCCGCCGAAACGATCAACAACTAG
- a CDS encoding SDR family oxidoreductase codes for MKTKARVLVLGATGQVGGALVPLLVADQSVEVIAAARTPAKAKHLGVEVVEFDLDRIETFAPALEGIDRIFMATGYTIDMLRQSKDLVNSAKRAGVQQIVHLGACGDDDTRVAHYGWHQFIERYIEWSGIAFTHLRPEIFMQNLLGYGGESYVRQGVIKHYVGAARLSWVDCEDVAAVAAVCLSHPKKHAGKTYRMGYEATTYYELAEIFTSVLGQPFSYEPQPPSEFLQNVLAAGAEPAYMKCVFDSYTDFTNGKDIGADATFDNFPELTGRAPRSLADFARTYADRFRY; via the coding sequence ATGAAGACAAAAGCAAGAGTGCTGGTATTAGGAGCTACAGGTCAGGTCGGTGGTGCTCTCGTGCCGCTGCTCGTAGCGGATCAGAGCGTCGAGGTCATCGCGGCAGCTCGGACACCAGCGAAGGCAAAACACCTGGGAGTCGAGGTTGTTGAGTTCGATCTCGACAGGATTGAAACATTCGCCCCGGCGTTAGAAGGCATCGATCGCATTTTCATGGCAACTGGCTACACGATCGATATGTTGCGCCAGAGTAAGGACTTGGTAAACAGTGCGAAGCGGGCAGGGGTTCAACAGATCGTTCACCTGGGTGCTTGCGGCGATGACGACACGCGTGTCGCTCATTACGGCTGGCACCAGTTCATCGAGCGATATATCGAATGGTCCGGCATTGCGTTCACGCACCTTCGGCCTGAAATCTTTATGCAAAACCTGCTTGGCTATGGTGGCGAGAGTTACGTGCGGCAGGGAGTGATCAAACATTATGTTGGAGCCGCACGGTTGAGTTGGGTTGATTGTGAAGACGTTGCTGCCGTCGCAGCAGTGTGTCTCTCCCATCCGAAGAAACATGCTGGCAAGACCTACCGCATGGGCTATGAGGCGACGACCTACTACGAACTTGCAGAGATCTTTACAAGTGTCCTTGGACAGCCGTTCTCGTATGAACCGCAGCCGCCGTCCGAGTTCCTTCAGAACGTGCTTGCCGCAGGGGCGGAGCCGGCTTATATGAAGTGCGTCTTCGACAGCTACACCGATTTTACAAACGGCAAGGACATCGGTGCCGATGCGACCTTCGATAACTTTCCTGAGCTAACGGGCCGCGCGCCCCGGAGCCTGGCGGACTTTGCCAGAACCTATGCTGACCGCTTTCGTTACTGA
- a CDS encoding Gfo/Idh/MocA family protein: MAVQSKIRVGLVGVGNWARYGHIPALKLFPEYEIVAVSSRSLEKAREIGKTFEIPYVYGDMQQLVEDPAVDLVVVLPPAPEHAAIVKAAILAGKDVYCEWPLTTNTQDSRELLRLAEERGVRHLVGLQRTLGASALHLRGLLSEGYVGRLRSVRMHVSMAGFGPVRSASLDWTIPASNFSHVLSIYGGHFMDMLFHATGQPAAITSLVRTQFPELTSSTGESFPNETPDGVMLMGTLKNGAMFQIQLEGGKCNQTGLQIDITGTDGDLQITNEKAFVTKHDDIIRGAQGDGGSWKELPTPHHFHTIPLSGLDASVQDLAQLYAAFASDRVNGGKTTRDFSDAVAMHKMIDMIYEASSTERTIVFKEQS, encoded by the coding sequence ATGGCGGTACAAAGCAAAATCCGGGTAGGTCTGGTCGGGGTTGGCAATTGGGCGCGATACGGCCACATCCCCGCGCTCAAACTGTTCCCAGAATACGAAATTGTTGCTGTGTCGAGCAGAAGCCTGGAGAAAGCCAGGGAGATCGGAAAAACCTTCGAGATTCCGTATGTCTACGGCGATATGCAACAACTCGTAGAAGACCCTGCGGTGGACCTGGTTGTTGTGCTTCCCCCCGCTCCAGAACATGCAGCAATCGTGAAGGCAGCGATCCTGGCGGGAAAGGATGTCTACTGCGAATGGCCACTTACCACGAACACGCAGGACTCCAGAGAGCTTCTCCGGCTAGCAGAAGAACGCGGAGTCAGGCACCTTGTGGGACTTCAGCGAACGCTTGGAGCCAGTGCCCTCCATCTCCGCGGACTCCTCTCGGAAGGTTATGTCGGCCGGCTTCGGTCCGTTCGGATGCATGTCAGCATGGCGGGCTTTGGCCCGGTTCGATCGGCGTCACTCGACTGGACAATCCCAGCAAGCAACTTCTCCCATGTGCTTTCAATCTATGGGGGCCACTTCATGGACATGCTTTTCCATGCGACCGGCCAGCCCGCCGCAATCACCTCTCTCGTCCGTACACAGTTCCCTGAGCTCACGAGCAGTACAGGAGAGTCTTTCCCTAACGAGACGCCTGATGGCGTGATGCTCATGGGTACGCTCAAGAACGGTGCCATGTTTCAGATTCAACTCGAAGGGGGCAAGTGCAATCAGACCGGCCTTCAGATCGACATTACCGGCACCGACGGCGACCTCCAGATCACAAACGAAAAAGCTTTTGTCACGAAACATGACGACATTATCCGTGGGGCACAGGGGGACGGCGGCTCCTGGAAGGAACTACCCACGCCGCATCACTTTCACACGATCCCCTTATCGGGACTCGACGCCAGCGTGCAGGATCTAGCTCAGCTCTATGCAGCGTTTGCAAGTGATCGCGTGAATGGAGGTAAGACGACCCGTGACTTCTCGGACGCAGTCGCCATGCACAAGATGATCGACATGATCTACGAGGCATCTTCCACAGAAAGAACAATCGTTTTCAAGGAGCAATCATGA